The DNA window AAAGTAAGCGCCGCCTATAAAGGAACAGAAAAGAAAGTAATCCTGACACCTGGTCAGGAAGCTTCCCTTCTGCACAACGGCAACAGCATCGATACCCGGTTGCATAAAGAAAAGAACAACATCCTGGCCTGGAAAACAAGATGCCTCACCTTCGATGATGCTCCGCTCACCGAAGTAGCTGCTGCATTATCTGATTTCTACAATGTACAGGTTATCATCAGCAACCAGCAACTGGCTGATAAAAAACTGCTGGCCACCTTCCCCAATATGCCGCTGGAGGAAGTGCTGGACATCATGCGGAAAACACTTCAAATCAACATCACCTATAAAAACAACCTGGTAGAAATCCACTAACCGGCGCCCGACCTCCCGCTTATGCTGCAGCATACGATGCAACAGGCGCCGCGTCCTCACACCAGGTCCAGGTGCGTGCCTGTATATTTTTTTTTCATTGTTATCCTGGTTTTGGCCGGCACATTAGTAGCCGCCCAGACGCCTGATGCCCTCTCCAAAAAGGTGTCCCTCCAATATGTCAGTGTCAGCCTCAAAACCGTGATCCGGGACATCGAAAAACAAACCAAATACACTTTTGCTATTTCGAGTGATGAACTGGAGACCCGCAGGGGCGTTAGTATCCATGTACATCATGCCCCCCTGACTGACGTATTACGGCAGCTGTTCCCTCCTGCACGCTACCGCGTAGAGATCAGAGACGGCCAGATCATCGTCATACCACAAAACTCAGCTCCCACTGACCTCTCCCGTAATCCGGCTGATAGAGTCGTCAGTCCCAACCGCTGGCTGCTTACAGGCACCATCACCGACGGACTGGTCCCCCTCAGCGGCGTATCCCTCCGGGAACAAGGGACATCCAACGGCACCGCGACCAATGAAAACGGCAACTTCAAACTGGAACTAGCCTCCGGACAGGCTGTCCTTACCGTATCCCTGATAGGCTTTGAAACCAGGGAAATATCCGTAAGAGACCGACACAATATCAGCATCACCTTGCAACCAGACCTGAAAAAACTTAATGAACTGGTAGTGCTGGGTTATGGCCTGCAGAAACGCGCCAACATCACCGGCGCCATCGCACAGATAGACGGCGCCAGACTCAAAAGCAGGCCCGTACCCAACGTCATCGCTGCCCTGCAAGGAACCGCTACCGGACTGGTGGTCACCCGAAGCAATGGCCAACCTGGCAAGGAAGGCTTTAATATACAGGTACGTGGCGTAAACTCCGGCAACAACAATACTCCTGTTATCGTAGACGGAGTGCCCGGTTCACTCGCCGTACTCAATCCAGACGACATCGAATCCGTATCTATTCTTAAAGACGCTTCTGCAGCCTCCATTTATGGCGCCCGGGGAGCTAGCGGCGTGGTGCTTGTCACCACCCGCAGTGGCAAACCCGGTAAGTTGTCTATCGACTTCAATACGCTCGCCGGTTTTGAAAGCCCTATCCGTGTGCCCAAACGGCTGCCCTCCTATGTGCAGGCTTCCATGGAAAATGAAGCAGCGGAAAACGCAGGTAGTCCTGCTCCCTGGCAGCCCTATGAAATTGAGCTGATGAAAACGGGCAACCACTATGCACTGGACTATGCTCATCCCGGATACTATAAATACTATTATAATTTTAATCAGCTGCCGCTGCTCACCAAAACAAAAACCGGCGTAGAGAACTACAATCTCTCTGTAAAAGGAGGAGACTCCCTCACCCAGTTTTCTGCTTCTCTCGGATACTTCGGCAGGCAAGGCATTTTCGCAGTAGGGCCCGACCGGACCCATCGCGTCAATGCACGTGTCAATCTCAACAACCGCTTCAGTAAACACTTCAGCCTGGAAACCCGCCTTTCTTATGCTCAAACCAATACCCTGTCTCCTTCACAGCCGGTAGAAGGTCCGCAAGGGCTGCTGGCAGGGCTTTACCGCGGTCCGGGCAACGTACCCATTTTTGTACCGGGTACAGAACATTATGCATTCGGTGGTGCCCCCACTTATGCTATCCTCCATGATGGCGGCACCCGTGAAGAAAAAAACAATTACATAGATGCCGTGTTTACCCTGCGGGTAGACAGCCTTGCCAAAGACCTTACACTACGGCTGATCTATAGTCCGCAGAAACATACCCTGCACGATAACCTCGGACGCAATACGATTGAGCTCTGGAATCAGATCGCACCAGTAGACGCGGTACAAAACAACAATCTGCTGCAGAAAAGCAGACTACAAGCCAAAGGCGGTAATCTGCAACTGCTGGCCGACTACGATACCAAAATCAATAAACATAATATACATCTCCTTGGTGGCTATACGCAAGAGACCTATAACACAGACCAGTATACTGCTGCCTCCTACAATATCACCAAAGTAGAAGTGGACGCATACCGGTTTGGCAACCCTCCGCAATACAATATGACACAACTGGCCAGTGGTACGCTGATGTCTATGTTCGGAAAATTCAATTACAACTATGACAACCGTTACCTGCTGGAAGCAAACCTGATCGGCGCCCGTTTATCACAATACAGCAGTGCATTTGCACCTGTGGAGCAATGGCAGGTATTCCCTTCTTTCTCCGCCGGATGGCGGCTCAACAACGAAGAATGGTTTAACCACGCACTGCACTTTTTCAACGAGTTCAAGCTGCGTTGGTCCTGGGGCAGACTTGGCAATGTCAACAGCTGGAACACGATTGATAATGATGAAAGACTCAGTACTTTTACTTTCGGCTTCAATAACCCGTTCTCTCCTTTTGTTTATAAGAACCCTATTCCACAGGCTTCCGGCTGGGAAAACATTTCTACCAACAACTACGGCTGGGATGCCACGCTGTTCCGGGGCAGACTGACCCTTTCAGCAGACTACTTCGTGAAACACAACCGCGATATGCGTATACCGGTACAGCTACCTTCTACAGCAGGTGCATGGCCTCTCCGCTTTAATACCGGTGAGATGAGATCATGGGGCTGGGAACTGAATGCCGGCTGGAGAAGCAGTCATGGACCTTTTACCTGGTACCTCAACGCCAACCTGTTTAACAACCAGACAAAAGTATTGCGCAATGATGGCGTAAATCCTCAACCAGGCTGGAATCTGGGCATACCGGGTTACCCATATTCCTCTCTGTTTGGATACGTAGCCGACGGCTATTTCCAAACAACAGCCGAAGTACAGCAACACGCCTTCCAGAGCAATAATACAGGACCTGGCGACCTCCGCTACCGCGACATCAATGGTGATAAACGAATTGATAACAAGGATCTCGTTTACCTCGGCAGCACGGATCCTCAGCTGGCTTACGGCATAGACGCGGGTTTCTCCTGGAAAGGTATAGAAGTCTCTGTCTTCTTCCAGGGTGTCAGCAACCGGAAAGTAATGCCGGATCCCCGTTATAATATTCCATTCACCAGCGGCTGGCAACAACCCTGGGATATCAACCTGGACCACTGGACACCGGATCATCCCGATGCATTATTTCCCCGTCTTTACCTACGGGATGTACAGAACACAGTTCCATCCAGCCATTGGGCCATGAACGGTGCTTACATTCGTCTTAAAAATCTACAGATAGGCTATAGCCTTCCAGCCGCCTGGCTCAAAAGAATCAGTGTCAGAAATTTACGCCTCTATTTCTCTGGTCAGGATCTCTGGGAAACTACT is part of the Chitinophaga flava genome and encodes:
- a CDS encoding TonB-dependent receptor, whose protein sequence is MAGTLVAAQTPDALSKKVSLQYVSVSLKTVIRDIEKQTKYTFAISSDELETRRGVSIHVHHAPLTDVLRQLFPPARYRVEIRDGQIIVIPQNSAPTDLSRNPADRVVSPNRWLLTGTITDGLVPLSGVSLREQGTSNGTATNENGNFKLELASGQAVLTVSLIGFETREISVRDRHNISITLQPDLKKLNELVVLGYGLQKRANITGAIAQIDGARLKSRPVPNVIAALQGTATGLVVTRSNGQPGKEGFNIQVRGVNSGNNNTPVIVDGVPGSLAVLNPDDIESVSILKDASAASIYGARGASGVVLVTTRSGKPGKLSIDFNTLAGFESPIRVPKRLPSYVQASMENEAAENAGSPAPWQPYEIELMKTGNHYALDYAHPGYYKYYYNFNQLPLLTKTKTGVENYNLSVKGGDSLTQFSASLGYFGRQGIFAVGPDRTHRVNARVNLNNRFSKHFSLETRLSYAQTNTLSPSQPVEGPQGLLAGLYRGPGNVPIFVPGTEHYAFGGAPTYAILHDGGTREEKNNYIDAVFTLRVDSLAKDLTLRLIYSPQKHTLHDNLGRNTIELWNQIAPVDAVQNNNLLQKSRLQAKGGNLQLLADYDTKINKHNIHLLGGYTQETYNTDQYTAASYNITKVEVDAYRFGNPPQYNMTQLASGTLMSMFGKFNYNYDNRYLLEANLIGARLSQYSSAFAPVEQWQVFPSFSAGWRLNNEEWFNHALHFFNEFKLRWSWGRLGNVNSWNTIDNDERLSTFTFGFNNPFSPFVYKNPIPQASGWENISTNNYGWDATLFRGRLTLSADYFVKHNRDMRIPVQLPSTAGAWPLRFNTGEMRSWGWELNAGWRSSHGPFTWYLNANLFNNQTKVLRNDGVNPQPGWNLGIPGYPYSSLFGYVADGYFQTTAEVQQHAFQSNNTGPGDLRYRDINGDKRIDNKDLVYLGSTDPQLAYGIDAGFSWKGIEVSVFFQGVSNRKVMPDPRYNIPFTSGWQQPWDINLDHWTPDHPDALFPRLYLRDVQNTVPSSHWAMNGAYIRLKNLQIGYSLPAAWLKRISVRNLRLYFSGQDLWETTKMKIRYYDPEQAGGYIGNAYPFFRSYTIGLNITVM